One segment of Mycolicibacterium sp. YH-1 DNA contains the following:
- a CDS encoding aldehyde dehydrogenase family protein translates to MNARVNYASTQTDVGTAEAFEAALQKGRTTGGTLGHLIGGREVNSGEVFTRVNPAHPGEVVTRAHAADETLVADAVAAAKEAQKDWRRTSTVKRAAALRAAQRDFEDRLVEIAGILSAETGKSRLEALGEAQEVVDLVDTYTTQFEESGDFRTRMNSADPNEENTDLLRPYGVFAVIGPFNFPAALNIGMATAALLMGNTVVMKPSDKAPRSGAIVTEILARHTPAGVVNLIHGGAATGKALTAAPVDGIAFTGSAEIGWNMVRALNDGPFGRPVLAEMGGKNVTVVSSNADIDAAAEGVARSAYGLSGQKCSACSRVVVQAEVHDEFVAKLAQRVQALTVSAPEDAGAFMGPVIDEAAVARFEEAVASARAAGATIVAGGDRPDREGYFVNPTVVAALPAGHELTRKELFLPFVTITKVDSFDAAIDEANAVDYGLAAGVFSTDETEVEDFLDRIEAGVLYVNRRTGATTGAWPGIQTFCGWKSSGSSGKGGLGPWYLQGFAREQSRTLPVGK, encoded by the coding sequence GTGAATGCACGCGTGAACTACGCCAGCACGCAAACCGACGTCGGCACGGCGGAGGCCTTCGAAGCCGCGCTTCAGAAGGGCCGCACCACCGGCGGCACGCTGGGTCATCTGATCGGCGGCCGCGAGGTCAACTCCGGCGAGGTGTTCACCCGCGTCAATCCTGCGCACCCCGGCGAGGTCGTCACCCGGGCTCACGCAGCCGACGAGACGCTAGTCGCTGATGCAGTGGCCGCAGCCAAGGAGGCGCAGAAGGATTGGCGCCGGACTTCGACGGTCAAACGCGCCGCGGCACTGCGCGCCGCACAGCGGGACTTCGAGGACCGTTTGGTCGAGATCGCCGGAATCCTGTCCGCCGAGACGGGTAAGTCGAGGTTGGAAGCGCTCGGAGAAGCCCAGGAGGTCGTCGACCTCGTTGACACGTACACCACCCAGTTCGAGGAGTCGGGTGACTTCCGTACCAGGATGAACTCGGCCGATCCCAACGAGGAGAACACCGACCTGCTACGTCCCTATGGGGTGTTCGCCGTAATCGGGCCGTTCAACTTCCCCGCCGCCCTTAACATCGGAATGGCGACGGCTGCACTGCTGATGGGTAACACCGTGGTGATGAAGCCCAGTGACAAGGCGCCACGTTCGGGTGCCATCGTCACCGAGATCCTGGCCCGGCACACCCCTGCCGGAGTGGTCAATCTCATCCATGGGGGCGCTGCCACCGGCAAGGCGCTGACGGCCGCGCCGGTCGACGGCATCGCCTTCACCGGGTCGGCGGAGATCGGGTGGAACATGGTGCGCGCGCTCAACGACGGCCCGTTCGGTCGACCGGTACTGGCCGAGATGGGCGGCAAGAACGTCACGGTGGTCTCGAGTAACGCCGACATCGACGCTGCGGCAGAAGGAGTGGCCAGGTCGGCGTACGGACTGTCGGGTCAGAAGTGTTCGGCCTGCTCCCGCGTGGTGGTACAGGCCGAGGTGCACGATGAATTCGTTGCGAAACTGGCCCAGCGAGTGCAGGCGTTGACCGTATCGGCTCCCGAAGACGCCGGTGCCTTCATGGGCCCCGTCATCGATGAGGCCGCCGTGGCCCGTTTCGAGGAGGCGGTGGCATCCGCGCGCGCCGCCGGAGCGACCATCGTCGCCGGCGGAGACCGGCCCGACCGGGAAGGTTACTTCGTCAATCCGACCGTGGTCGCCGCGCTGCCCGCCGGGCACGAACTCACCCGCAAGGAGCTGTTCCTGCCCTTCGTCACCATCACCAAGGTGGATTCGTTCGACGCCGCCATCGACGAGGCTAACGCGGTTGATTACGGCTTGGCCGCTGGGGTTTTCAGCACCGATGAGACCGAGGTCGAGGACTTCCTCGACCGGATCGAGGCCGGCGTGCTCTACGTCAACCGTCGCACCGGGGCGACCACCGGCGCCTGGCCGGGCATCCAGACGTTCTGCGGATGGAAATCCAGTGGTTCCTCGGGCAAGGGTGGTCTCGGCCCCTGGTACCTCCAGGGCTTCGCACGCGAGCAGAGCCGCACCCTCCCGGTCGGCAAGTAA
- a CDS encoding FAD-binding oxidoreductase has protein sequence MNRTRVAIVGAGALGLSTALHLAKAGQFDVTVVEAEHIAEGSSSRSIGIIETQYMNEFDIAVRAFGLRFAKELAATDGLHFNTNGYLRLGDSEQALESYARSIDLQRKHGVDDARVLDRAEIAKLIPQLEMGDRIGGLYGPSDGYVDGHLFSNVMGDIARRHGATILQKAKLLGATSASGGEFVLQTTRGEVVADVVVNAAGGWAGKVGDLLGAPVTLNPQRHQAITVTLSKPLGYVMTSVMDYVPGSGRAGLYFRHENEVSLFAGLHTEETIQDASNPDSVSYKADESFTEQIAEALAERLPKLDGAGIGRGWAGMYPMSFDQQPVVGPHPLNERVVCAIGAGGNGIQLSPAIGLTVTEYLQGVTPTLAGPGSKWDSARLASSDPAVVGLNLQGAQQ, from the coding sequence ATGAATAGAACGCGCGTGGCGATCGTGGGTGCCGGTGCGCTTGGTCTGTCGACGGCGTTACACCTGGCCAAGGCAGGCCAGTTCGATGTGACCGTCGTGGAAGCCGAACACATCGCCGAGGGGTCGTCGAGCCGGTCGATCGGCATCATCGAAACGCAATACATGAACGAGTTCGACATCGCGGTGCGCGCGTTCGGGCTTCGATTCGCCAAGGAGCTGGCTGCCACCGACGGTCTGCACTTCAACACCAACGGTTATCTACGGCTGGGCGATTCGGAACAGGCGCTCGAAAGCTACGCCCGCAGTATCGACCTGCAGAGGAAGCACGGCGTCGATGACGCGCGCGTCCTGGACAGAGCCGAAATCGCCAAGCTCATCCCGCAACTGGAGATGGGCGACCGGATCGGAGGCCTGTACGGGCCCAGTGACGGTTACGTCGACGGGCATCTGTTCTCCAACGTGATGGGCGACATCGCGCGCCGGCACGGAGCCACAATCCTCCAGAAGGCCAAGCTGCTGGGAGCGACCTCAGCCAGCGGGGGAGAGTTCGTACTGCAGACAACTCGTGGAGAGGTCGTCGCCGACGTTGTGGTGAACGCGGCCGGCGGATGGGCCGGCAAGGTCGGCGACCTGCTCGGTGCACCTGTGACGCTGAATCCGCAACGCCATCAGGCGATCACGGTGACCTTGAGCAAGCCGTTGGGGTACGTCATGACATCGGTCATGGATTACGTGCCCGGCAGCGGACGCGCCGGCCTGTACTTTCGGCATGAGAACGAGGTCTCGTTGTTCGCTGGTTTGCACACCGAGGAGACCATCCAGGACGCCAGCAATCCCGACAGCGTCTCCTACAAAGCCGATGAATCGTTCACCGAACAGATCGCCGAGGCGCTCGCCGAGCGCCTACCGAAGCTCGATGGCGCAGGGATCGGCCGCGGCTGGGCCGGTATGTACCCCATGTCATTCGATCAGCAACCTGTTGTGGGGCCGCACCCATTGAACGAGCGCGTAGTCTGCGCAATCGGCGCTGGCGGCAACGGTATTCAACTTTCACCTGCCATCGGGCTGACGGTGACCGAATACCTGCAAGGTGTCACACCGACATTGGCGGGTCCTGGATCCAAATGGGATTCAGCCCGTCTCGCATCATCCGATCCGGCGGTCGTCGGACTCAACCTGCAAGGAGCACAACAGTGA
- a CDS encoding IclR family transcriptional regulator C-terminal domain-containing protein: protein MPSVSSRVNSRANSSDPDVDCTHSEHRGERCGRSDPGRYVLDGRSHVARHRGELSMEDERERHYVQSLERGLAVIQSFSESRDRQTIADVAEATGLTRAAARRFVLTLVDLGYLRADGRYFAMTPKILELGYSYLTSAPLSATVLPHLTDLISTVRSSTPLSILDAGLTLLQGSDVVYVAHARAENLFMLNASTGTRFPAWITSTGRVLLSALSDQELDEYLKGVEITKYTDMTVNSKSLLRRSIRDITARGWAVLDQEFDERLCAYAVPVYDRSRHPVAALNLSVMHTSSHPEEYESPLINTMTNTAARIEADLRLRGGTGDLAQSV from the coding sequence GTGCCGTCCGTCTCCTCCCGCGTCAATAGCCGTGCAAACTCGTCCGATCCCGATGTCGACTGCACGCATAGCGAACACAGGGGCGAACGTTGCGGTCGAAGCGATCCGGGCCGGTATGTTTTAGATGGCCGCTCACACGTGGCGCGACACAGAGGAGAGCTTTCGATGGAAGACGAGCGCGAACGCCACTACGTGCAATCTCTCGAACGCGGACTGGCCGTCATCCAGTCCTTCAGCGAGTCCCGGGATCGGCAGACAATCGCGGATGTCGCTGAAGCCACCGGATTAACCCGCGCCGCAGCTCGCCGCTTCGTCCTCACCTTGGTGGACCTGGGGTACTTGCGCGCCGATGGGCGCTATTTCGCCATGACGCCCAAGATTCTCGAACTGGGTTACTCGTACTTGACGTCAGCTCCCCTGTCGGCGACCGTGCTGCCACACCTGACCGACCTGATCTCGACGGTGAGATCGAGCACCCCACTATCCATCCTCGACGCGGGCCTCACACTGTTGCAGGGTTCCGACGTCGTTTATGTCGCACACGCACGTGCCGAGAATCTGTTCATGCTGAATGCCTCGACCGGAACTCGCTTTCCTGCCTGGATAACCTCGACTGGTCGAGTGCTGCTGAGCGCTCTGTCCGACCAGGAACTGGACGAGTACCTCAAGGGCGTCGAGATCACCAAGTACACCGACATGACGGTCAATTCGAAGTCTCTGCTACGCAGGAGTATTCGCGACATCACTGCGCGTGGATGGGCCGTTCTTGACCAGGAATTCGACGAACGACTATGCGCCTACGCCGTTCCCGTCTACGATCGCTCGCGGCATCCCGTTGCTGCACTGAACCTCTCGGTGATGCACACGTCGTCGCACCCCGAAGAGTACGAGTCGCCTCTGATTAACACCATGACCAACACCGCCGCTCGCATCGAAGCCGACCTGCGCCTCCGTGGCGGCACCGGCGACTTGGCGCAATCGGTGTAG
- a CDS encoding LysR substrate-binding domain-containing protein — protein MELRHLRYFRAVAEELHFGRAAQRLLIAQPPLSQQIRQLESELGVALLVRTTRSVELTPAGKAYLKRVVKILDSVDDAADLARRAAMGTTGRLTIGCVGSATYSVLPQLVRTLGEMLPDVDVRVRGEMLAPAQLSALAAGDIDLALLRPPVVDRGLSTEIIRRDALLAALPEGHRLSMRKELSVADLRNEDLVAHVGGGRSVMGSLLTTLCADNGFTPRVRHEVEETSTLVTLVAAGLGVAIVPAPTSALDIAGVVYRPLRPRSLGVELVAAWPTSEHDQITTHVVAILARIAR, from the coding sequence ATGGAATTGCGACACCTACGCTACTTCCGGGCCGTCGCCGAAGAACTCCACTTCGGCCGCGCTGCGCAGCGGCTGCTCATCGCTCAACCACCACTATCGCAGCAGATCCGGCAGCTCGAAAGCGAGTTGGGTGTCGCGCTGCTGGTCCGCACCACCCGCAGCGTCGAGCTAACCCCGGCCGGCAAGGCGTACCTGAAACGGGTGGTGAAGATCCTCGATTCGGTGGACGACGCCGCTGACCTAGCTCGTCGCGCCGCCATGGGAACCACCGGCCGCCTCACCATCGGGTGTGTCGGCTCAGCGACCTATTCGGTGCTGCCTCAACTCGTCCGCACGCTCGGCGAGATGCTTCCCGACGTCGACGTCCGGGTGCGTGGCGAGATGCTAGCCCCAGCCCAGCTGTCTGCGCTGGCCGCAGGGGACATCGACCTGGCGCTGTTGCGTCCTCCGGTGGTCGATCGGGGGCTGTCCACCGAGATCATCCGCCGTGACGCACTGCTAGCCGCGCTACCCGAAGGGCATCGGTTGAGCATGCGAAAAGAGTTGTCGGTGGCCGATCTTCGAAACGAGGACTTGGTGGCGCATGTGGGTGGCGGTCGGTCTGTCATGGGATCGCTGCTGACCACGCTGTGCGCCGACAATGGCTTCACCCCCCGGGTGCGCCACGAAGTTGAGGAAACCTCGACCCTGGTCACCCTTGTAGCGGCGGGCCTTGGAGTAGCGATCGTACCTGCGCCGACGTCTGCCTTAGACATAGCCGGAGTGGTCTACCGCCCGTTGCGGCCCCGCAGCCTCGGAGTCGAACTCGTCGCTGCGTGGCCGACTTCTGAGCATGATCAGATCACGACGCACGTAGTCGCGATTCTCGCCCGGATTGCACGCTAA